The genomic stretch CGACTCTATGAATCAATAAAGTTCTTGTAGTCCAGCATATCCAGGTTAAGCCTGACATGGTTTGAAATATATAGCCCCCTTTTATAAAAGCAGATTGATATTCAGCTATTAATTTTGGGAGAACTGTTTTTAGACGGTTAGCATAACACGAAGCCCACAGCTTATAATCATTACATGATAAAGTCTATTGGCCTCCAGTTATTTAGGGATAACAGATCTTTGTTGGGTGTTATTAAGTGTTATTAACCCAGTCTTAATTGTTAATTGTTGTCGATCCAGTTTACCTGAGATCGAATGTAGGCTCTGTTTGCCTAATCCGGTAAATATCACCTAATTGAACCTGTAGAGCTTGGAGTTCATCGTTATCAAGATCACTTCCTTCTTCTAATAATGAGTTTAAGCGggtcagtttgttttttctgagtTTTTTCCCAGTGGTAATTGCTAACTGTTTTATCTGAAACTTTAACCATTCCCATTTATTCAACTCAGACATAGCCgacttttttatttcataaatcacAATCTCTACCTGTTGTTGAAATTCTGGGACTTGCAATAGaatattgtttcatttccaGACCTTTGAGTCGGTTTCAGTGTTATTATGGACTAATAATGCCAAACTTATTTCACTGTGGTCAGTTAATGGAGCAGCTGAAATTTTACAGTCTGGGACATTTTTTGCAAAGGTCGATAGAAACAAGACAGGAATCAGGTCTTGAACACATATTGTTATTCCCAGCCTTAAACCATGTGTATTGGAGAGTGCCTGGGTTAGCCATTCTCCACACGTGTCACATTTAGGGATGAGCACAGTTTTTGGAGTGTATCATTAAAATGGAGCTGCAATCCTTTTTGGGGCTTCCCGTCTAACCATGAATTAGGttctgtattattattattattattattattattattattattattattattattattattattattattagtagtagtagtagtagtagtagtagtagtagtagctgcatgtacagaccaaacagcagggggtgctgttgtcacaatGAAAAGGATTTAGAAGACAAAAACAAGGAAAGCTGTTGTTGATGTTGCCCAAACGGATAcgaaaaagacattaaaaaaagtgatATATAAATTATTCCAAAAATAATACTCTACGTTTAAACAATGTGTGGTATTCCTAGAAATGCATTTGCAATATATCCagaatatgatttttttctctttttttttttgttcttcttccccttgtaaaaaaacacattacacaGACTGTTTACTTTATGCATCAAACGCTCGGAATTTCCACTGTTGTTTAGTTGCAAATCACATTTCCGAGGTTTTGTAAACGTCACCTCCATGTCTAGAGACGATTGGACGAGAACGCGGAAGACGTCACGCTCTTTCGCTTCTCACTAGCACTGATGGAACTCGTAGTCCGGAGCCTCGAAGAGCTGCGCTTCGCTTCGAAAGCTGTTGACTACGTTACCCAGAATCCACAGCGAGCGAGGAAACGTTGACGTGTATTTTAGTTCACTGCGTTCAGTTGTGAAAGCCGGCGTTTCCATTTTAGCGACGTTTCTGGGGCCAGCTGTCTGGAACGATGTCCGGAGAGATGTCTATGATCGGTAAGTTGAACGACGAACGGAGTTAAGAAGCTAAAACGCGCCGGAGGGCCTCTTGGTCCGCCTGTGGTTGATTTTGCTTTTCGGTGGCGCAGGTTCGGTGATCCTAGCCCTGTTTCTGGCCGGGTACCTGGGCCAGCAGTACTTGCCTCCCCCGAAACCCAAAGTGATCGGCCTGGACCTGGGCACCACCTTCTGCTCGGTGGGAGTCTTCCGGCCGGGCAGCGGGAAGGTGGAGGTGATCGAAGACGAGGAGGGGCGGAAGAGCATCCCCAGCGCCGTCTCCTTCACCAACACGGCGGTGCTAGCTGGCTACGAAGCCATGGATGTGGCGGACAGCAACCCCCAGAACACCGTGTACGATTCCAAGAGATTCATCGGCAAGATGTTTGAGCCGGGCGTCCTGGAGCAGGAGAGCGCCAGGTACCCGTTTCAGGTGCGTCATGCTGGGGCTCCTTAAAGCGCAAGGCGGTGGGGTGGTGGGGGATGCAGGAGGGATGAATGCACGCAGGCACGCCTTTatcatattttctgtttaaatttcGACTTAAGCCTAGAGTAAATGTAGCTGGATCCACAGTGGGGGTCAGGAATGCTGCTTCTCACAAGGCAAACACacattttaggatttttaaaCGCTGTGTGTGACAGAACTGACGCTTCACAtgctcctgaacgcaccatcccttattaggggaaaaaaaatggtggtggcagcatcgtgatgtgtgatttttatctttaaagatttctaaacAGGGGGCTGCATGGTGGTGCAGTTGGCATTGCGGtattttaataatctttttttttttttttttttgcattggtgccttgcagcaagtaggtcctgggttcaaatcccagccttcAGCCTTTCTACAGGGAGTTTGCATGTCCTAATTGGTCCCTCTAAATTGCTCTTAGATGCGAGTGTGGTTGTTTGTCCCGTGTGACTCACTCGTCATGGTTCAGACACCGTCACTTCTGCTTCCCTCTCGTTCCGTCCCCTCTAACAGCTTCTCTACTCTGTCCTCCAGGTGACGAACAACAACGGAAGCGCCGAGTTCGTGATCTCCACCAACCACACCTTCACGGTGAGCCCAGAGTTCGTCGGCTCCAGGCTGCTGCTGAGGCTGAAGGAGATGGCGGAGCGGCAGCTGGGCGCGCCCGTCCACAAGGCCGTCATCTCGGTGCCCGCGGAGTTCGACGAGAGGCAGAGGAACTACACGGTCCGAGCCGCCAACCTCGCAGGTTGCTGTTGTTCTGCTTTTCTTAATATCTGCTGGGTGGAGTGAAGTGTGAAGAGTCTGGTTACGCAACCTGCGGGCGTATCGTGACCTCAGGTCGTGACCTCAGGTCGCCTCACTAACGCTCTCCCCCGTGGCTCCGCAGGTTTGGAGATCCTGCGTGTGATCAACGAGCCCACGGCGGCGGCCATGGCCTACGGCCTGCACAAAGTGGACGTGTTCAACGTGCTGGTGGTGGACCTGGGGGGAGGCACCCTGGACGTGTCTCTGCTCAACAAGCAGGGAGGCATGTTCCTCACCAGGGCCATGGCAGGTAACTGGCTTCACACGGTGCCATGCTCCGTCTCTGTCATGTGAACAAAAGCTACGCATTGCTCTGAGTATTTAGCCCCCTGGCAAATGCCTTCTGACAGAAAGAGACACAAACCAAATGTTTGCGTGTTTTGAAATCCAACAGCATGCGCTTAAACACACGCAGAGCGGTTTATTTCCATGAGCGACGAGGTAAAAAGCAGCAAATATCCCCCCGTCCAGTTAACGGTTCTGCTTCAGCGATGCAGTGCCGggttttgtttaaacaacacaCACGGTGATATTCACAGAGACTGCGAAGGACGCCGCTCATTGTTAGTCTGTCGTTATTGTCCCAAAGGCCGCTGCAAAGTTCCACAGCACTGTGCAGCCCTGATGGCAGGGCGCTGTGTGGAGAGAATGCAGGCAGAAGAAAATGATAGCAGATAAACTTCCTTTAaaataatagaagaaaaatctgttttatgcGATCTGAATTGGCTCCGCGCtgtctgttgctgcacatttaTAAACCCTGCATACTGGGGAGGCGTCAGCGACTCTGTGCTTATTAACACCTCGAAGATTAATAGGAAATCAGTTATTGAAATGAATAAAGGCTTGCGTTCACTTccttggttttttttcccccgtcaAAGTAAACTTTGTTGTTAACCACCTTACTTGAATTTGGGGCGTCTGCAGGATTATATCTGGAGGCGACGCACAAAGCACACCTGAGCCACACCAACGCCACTCCTACGACTTAATcgtaaaaaaaagcaacatcgCATCACAAACCTGCAggtcaggggtccgttcttcgtacgtcgctaactcagtta from Fundulus heteroclitus isolate FHET01 chromosome 18, MU-UCD_Fhet_4.1, whole genome shotgun sequence encodes the following:
- the hspa13 gene encoding heat shock 70 kDa protein 13, with the protein product MSGEMSMIGSVILALFLAGYLGQQYLPPPKPKVIGLDLGTTFCSVGVFRPGSGKVEVIEDEEGRKSIPSAVSFTNTAVLAGYEAMDVADSNPQNTVYDSKRFIGKMFEPGVLEQESARYPFQVTNNNGSAEFVISTNHTFTVSPEFVGSRLLLRLKEMAERQLGAPVHKAVISVPAEFDERQRNYTVRAANLAGLEILRVINEPTAAAMAYGLHKVDVFNVLVVDLGGGTLDVSLLNKQGGMFLTRAMAGNNKLGGQDFSQRLFLYTTERVRQQFGVAPALKEDIHRLRQAVEAAKLNLTLHPSALIAVPLHLRPHQGSESPGGPAPPPVVFQAAVTRQLFEELNEDLFQKILVPVETVLAEGHLGKEDVDEIVLVGGSTRIPRIRALISDFFGKEPNTSVDPDLAVVTGVAIQAGIMGGSWPLQVSAIEIPNRHLRKTNFS